The proteins below are encoded in one region of Silene latifolia isolate original U9 population chromosome 2, ASM4854445v1, whole genome shotgun sequence:
- the LOC141643170 gene encoding LEAF RUST 10 DISEASE-RESISTANCE LOCUS RECEPTOR-LIKE PROTEIN KINASE-like 2.4, with the protein MDHFTSSSYVSTITIIITIILTLTTIPATLCRRSDEFNACSKTFTCGNMTGLSYPFYGLNRPQYCGHPGFELLNCDQNTQKIQIMILSQKFYVFDINSTASTMRVARQDFFDGSGCPLVLANITIDFSIFQYTDLDANMTLIYDKCALKCPNFSCPWGGTKSVPYLPICFLTDKLMVKFNMSNVICPKKLMLPVHKTDVLAMDEAGRYLPTSAWNGFQLKWNANDGLCQECVGSGGQCGHDSKSNKFFCFCTDESKCPFPGSIDKGRRISLSKLNVALIACFSVTGICLIILLVIFFRRRYSSKDRVDQRERRTNVETFLRGHGSSGPKRYTYNDLKKITNSFKDKLGEGGYGSVYKGILQNGTPVAIKMLHRSKEEGAEFINEVASIGNTNHVNVVKLYGFCYEGHRRGLVYEFMANGSLEKFLYTGGESDNDHHSLGWETLFEIAIGVARGLEYLHRGCNTRILHFDIKPHNILLDENFCPKISDFGLSKSCPQKDSLISMSEARGTIGYIAPEVFLKSFGGVSYKSDVYSYGMLVLEMVGCRRKVYLEGEISSEQSFPDWIYRQLEAGDEENEEESGLIHEEMEMQRKMIVVSLWCVKTNPSSRPPMSKVVEMLEGTPESLQVPRAASLSASLLSQQRADSDISSFNDQQSRSSRNNQFSNQA; encoded by the exons ATGGATCATTTCACTTCATCTTCTTATGTATCCACAATTACCATTATCATCACCATTATTCTTACATTAACCACTATTCCTGCAACACTATGTCGTCGAAGTGACGAGTTCAATGCCTGCAGTAAAACATTCACCTGTGGGAATATGACAGGGTTAAGCTACCCCTTTTATGGTCTAAATCGACCTCAATATTGCGGTCACCCTGGATTCGAGCTCCTAAACTGCGATCAAAATACTCAAAAAATTCAAATTATGATCTTGTCCCAGAAATTTTATGTCTTTGACATTAATTCAACAGCTTCTACCATGAGGGTTGCTCGACAAGATTTCTTTGATGGGTCTGGATGCCCATTAGTTCTCGCCAACATTACGATTGATTTCTCGATTTTTCAGTACACTGATTTAGATGCAAATATGACCCTTATATATGATAAATGTGCCTTAAAATGCCCAAATTTTAGTTGCCCTTGGGGTGGAACCAAGTCAGTGCCATATTTGCCAATTTGCTTCCTGACTGACAAACTGATGGTTAAATTTAACATGTCAAATGTTATTTGCCCAAAGAAACTAATGCTTCCTGTTCATAAGACAGATGTTTTGGCAATGGATGAAGCGGGGCGGTACCTGCCTACATCGGCTTGGAATGGGTTCCAGCTGAAATGGAACGCAAATGATGGTTTGTGTCAAGAGTGTGTTGGATCAGGAGGCCAATGTGGACATGATTCTAAGTCGAATAAGTTTTTTTGCTTCTGTACTGATGAATCCAAGTGCCCTTTTCCAG GATCAATCGACAAGGGGCGCAGAATCAGTCTATCTAAGCTCAACGTTGCGCTAATAG CTTGTTTCTCAGTGACAGGAATATGCCTGATTATTCTTCTAGTAATCTTTTTTAGAAGGAGGTACTCATCGAAAGACCGAGTTGATCAACGAGAGAGAAGAACTAATGTTGAGACTTTCCTTAGAGGTCATGGATCTTCAGGTCCAAAAAGATACACATACAATGATCTAAAGAAGATTACTAATTCCTTCAAAGACAAGCTCGGAGAAGGCGGGTATGGCTCCGTCTACAAAGGAATTCTTCAAAATGGCACTCCAGTTGCAATCAAAATGCTACACAGATCAAAAGAAGAAGGAGCGGAATTCATAAATGAAGTTGCAAGTATTGGAAATACCAACCATGTCAATGTCGTCAAACTCTACGGGTTCTGCTACGAGGGTCATAGACGAGGTCTCGTGTACGAGTTCATGGCTAATGGATCGCTTGAAAAGTTTCTATACACGGGCGGTGAGTCCGATAACGACCATCATTCCCTCGGATGGGAAACCCTATTTGAAATAGCAATTGGAGTTGCGAGAGGACTAGAGTACCTTCACAGAGGGTGTAACACAAGGATACTACACTTTGATATTAAGCCACACAACATTCTTCTCGATGAAAACTTCTGCCCGAAAATATCAGATTTCGGGCTATCCAAGTCGTGCCCTCAAAAAGACAGTCTCATATCCATGTCCGAGGCTCGAGGAACAATCGGGTATATTGCTCCCGAGGTATTCCTTAAGAGTTTTGGTGGTGTGTCCTACAAGTCAGATGTCTATAGTTATGGCATGTTGGTCCTCGAAATGGTAGGTTGTCGAAGAAAAGTGTATTTAGAAGGAGAAATTAGTAGTGAACAGTCTTTTCCTGATTGGATTTACAGGCAGCTCGAAGCAGGGGACGAGGAGAATGAGGAGGAGAGTGGATTGATTCATGAGGAAATGGAAATGCAAAGGAAGATGATAGTAGTGAGTTTATGGTGTGTGAAGACTAACCCTTCGAGTAGGCCTCCAATGAGTAAAGTGGTGGAAATGCTGGAAGGGACACCTGAATCTCTACAAGTTCCTCGTGCTGCTTCTTTGTCTGCGTCGCTTTTGTCACAGCAGAGGGCAGATAGCGACATCAGCAGCTTTAACGATCAACAGTCAAGATCAAGTCGCAATAATCAGTTCTCAAATCAAGCTTGA
- the LOC141643179 gene encoding uncharacterized protein LOC141643179, protein MTTISGYSSRSLGSKAPIRKPRPSTPHSRSVEKLDVTNVSPWQNNLNAAQIHADTVTDTDELQGPWKLEDIEETSREFATAALSYLQEQGHYFQLVKLGFYQGAVIGNGALFHYNFKAKRADDSSASVQTFFAQLRFFRNPPTSPLERLTVNCCVSLGNSLSLPDERDNCGCGYCTKFVYHPVDGCPGILWGSREKDLIPRKKKRKSRVV, encoded by the exons ATGACGACGATATCAGGTTACTCATCGCGGTCTCTAGGATCCAAAGCTCCAATTCGAAAACCTAGACCTTCAACTCCTCATTCCAG GTCTGTTGAAAAGCTTGATGTCACCAATGTCTCCCCTTGGCAAAACAACCTTAACGCTGCTCAAATCCATGCTGATACCGTTACCGATACCGATGAGCTGCAAGGACCGTG GAAACTTGAAGACATTGAAGAAACATCACGCGAATTTGCAACTGCAGCATTATCATACCTTCAGGAACAG GGTCACTACTTTCAGCTCGTCAAGCTTGGTTTCTACCAAGGAGCTGTTATCGGCAATGGGGCACTCTTTCATTACAATTTCAAGGCTAAACGTGCAGATGACTCTTCTGCTTCTGTCCAGACCTTTTTTGCTCAACTGCGTTTCTTTAGAAACCCCCCTACTTCACCACTCGAACGTTTGACTGTTAACTGCTGCGTCTCTTTGGGAAATTCTCTCTCTCTACCGG ATGAAAGAGATAATTGTGGGTGCGGATATTGTACCAAATTTGTGTATCACCCTGTAGATGGCTGTCCGGGGATACTATGGGGGTCAAGGGAAAAGGATCTGAttccgaggaagaagaagagaaagtcTCGAGTCGTCTGA